The genomic window TAAGACCTTATCTTTCAAAAAGCTTTTTCTCCATAAAATATCGTGTATATACCATGAAACCTTAAGTGAAATAAAATCCTCAAGTATATTATCCGTCAATACTGTTCTTAATTCCTTTTTAACCACTTCTTTATTATTACTTACCATGATCGTTTTCGAAACTACACCATCAATCTGATGAATATTTGTAAAAACATCTATTTTTTTAAAAAGATGATCTGGAAGTAACAAATCATCCGAATCTAGAAACATGATAAAATGACCCGAACTTTTTTCTATTCCGTAATTTCTGCATGAATTTGACCCCTTGATTCTTTCTGCTGGCCTTTTAAAAAAACGTATTCTTGAATCAGAATTATATTTAGATACAATTTCCTCAGTATTATCTGAAGAATCATCATCGACTATTATACACTCCCAATTTTGATAAGTCTGAGCTAAAACACTATCTAAAGTTTCTGCTATTAGATTTGCTCTATTATATGTTGCGATTATTATTGAAACTAAATTAGTATTGATCATAGTTTAATTATAAAAATTAAATTTCTTCAGAACTCTTACAAGCAAGCTCTTTAAACTATATGGTATTAAAACATACATTTTTTTTGAGTTTTGATAATCAATATCCATTTTGTGAACAAATACTTCTTTTTCATCAATCCAGTTTGGCAATGAATTTCCTAAATGGTAGACAAAGGCCTTTAACAATGAAACTCTGTAATATCCTAATTTATCTATTGGGATATCTAAAAAGCTTAGTTCTCCCCCTGGAAAAACATAAATAGGCTTTTCGAAAGGAAGCTTTTTAAAAATTTCTTTTTTATAAACAGAAGCAAAATGCGCCGCTCCAACAACTACTTTTGTTGTTTTTGCTTCTAAATAGAACTGCTTTTCTTTCCAATTTTTAGTCTTAGTTACAAAAAAATTCTCTTTATTAACGCCTGCTTCAAATAATTCCAAGTCCCTATCTTCGACGACTTTACCTTTCTTTACAAATAAAAATTCATTTGCAAAGAGAGAATTATTGCAATAAAATGTTGTATTGGGATTAGGTGTTAAACCAACAACACCTACATTTTTAAAACTTTTAAAAACTGATAATACTTGATTTTGCCATCCAGAAAAGAAAAAAACATCTGAATCTATAATTGCAATAAAGTCTTCGTAACATCCTCTAGCTTCCTGAAGAACTGTTTGAACTTTTCCGTAGTTTTCTTTACAGTGAATATGCCTGTCAATGTCTTTGTTTAAAAGTAATAGATTTATATAATCCGTAACTTCTTTTTTACTATCATTATTGATTATCGAAATATTTGTGTTTTCCACATCTATAGTCTTTAATAATGAGTCTATGCATTTTTTTAAGACAGAAAAAGAATTTTTAAAATACTCCGATTCATCATCTGGAATATATACAGGAATTATAACCCTAAAAATTTTATATTTAAGTTTCTTCGATTTTTTCTTTTCTGGATTTTCACCTATACGCATATGCCTAATGTCTCTTCAACAATCTTTAAGTATTTATTACTTATTATATCGATTGAATACTCTTCTATATATTTTCTTCTTAGCTCTATAGATATATTTTTTACTTCTAACTCTTTTAAATCTTTAACTTCAAAAAAAACTTTTTCAAAAGATTTAAAATCGTTATAGTCAAACCAATAATCATTTGAAGTTCCTTGCAATCTTTCTTCCATTGCTCCAACTCTAGTAGAAATCACGATTTTACCTGCACACATTGATTCAATTCCTACTAAAGGTCCTGATTCTTCGGGAGATGGTATTATTAAACAATCAACGGATTTAATTAAATCCGAAAGTTTGCTTCCACTTAGAAATCCAAGAAATTTAACATTCCTTGAATTCTTATATTTTGTTTTTAAATAAATTTCCAGAATACCATTTCCAGCAATAAAAAGGATATCCCTTTCAGAACTAACTTTTAAGAAAGAATCTATTATTTCTTCAACCCCTTTTTCTTGGGAAAGTCTGCTCAATATTAAAAAATTACAAACTTGCCTTTGAGAAAGTGGAATATTTAACAAATCTGACTCATTATTTGCACACTGGTCGATAACGGCAAATTTTTTACTTTTATTTATTCTACTCGCATTATTATACGAATGATGTATAAAGCAATCTACTAATTCAATATAATCATAATCTGAAAAAGTTATAGTTCCAGTTGTTCTAAATAGAACCTTTTTATTATCCTTTTTGGCTAATTGAATTATTTCGCTTACTAATCCTGAAGAAAGTTGAGCGATTATAAAAACAGCGTCAAAATCAGAAATCAAATCTTTCAAAACAATTTCTACTTTTTCATCATATTGAAAAAACTTTTTAGCAAAATAATTTTTTACATAATTGCTTACTTCTCCTTTGCAGGTGTTTTTAAAATAAGATAAAAAGCCTGCGATTTTTAATATAAAAAAACGATTAAATAAAAGTTCTTTAATACTAAAAACTCTCTGATTTTTATTAAAATTAAAAAGTTGTGATTTATTAGTTATTGTTCCTGTGCTGCAAATTGATACTTCATACTTGGAAGATAAAACCAAAGCAATTAAACCACATTCAATTTCTCTTCCTCCATAGTCTGCAATTGGACCAAATAATAATATTTTTTCTTTAAACGAATCCACCAAAAACTATCTTATAATTTTCTTTATAATATCCTTAAACATTACAAAACCAACTTTGCCTTTTAAGCCAAAACATATACAATTATATACTACTTCTTGGAGTCTATATTTATCGATCTGTTTAGAATAGCCTATCAAATATAAGTAAGATTTATAGATATAAACCTCTACATTAGCGTCCTTAATTTTTTTTAGGTTATGATATATTACTTTCCAACTTTTCATCAATTTATCAAACTCTTCCTTATTTCTAATGGAACTGGTATTTGATTCATGAATTCTATAGGCAGATAAGACTTCTGGAATCATAATGATTCTAGGTTCTTTCTTTAAAATTTCGGACAAAAAGACAGCATCATCATTCGGACTGTCTTGCCATTTCAATTCACTCAATAATTCCTTTGAAACCAACCAAGATGATGTTGCTATAAACCCTCCAGATTGTCCAAGTTTTTGTATTAATTTATTAGCACTTAATAATTTGTTGGTAAATAAACTTTTAAATGGAAAATTATAATTATCACTCACATCTTTAGTAAATTTCTTCCATTCGCAAATAATAAGTTTATAATCATACATTACCTCATTTAACTGTTTCTCAATTTTAGCTGGAAACAAATAATCATCATAATCTAGAAACTGAATCCAATTTCCTTTAGCAATCTCTAAAGCACAATTTCTAGCATTATCTCGACCTTGAATTGTTTTTATAAACACCAATCTATGATCATTTATATCTAAAAATTTTTTACATTCATTTATTTCTAAATTTCCATTACAAGCGAGTATTACTTCAATATTTTTATGGGTCTGAGATAAAGCACTTTCTACACAACTTATAAAAAAAGAATGAGTCTTATGAACCGGTATTATTATTGAAACTAAAATTTCATTGTGATTTTCAACCATCATTCTAAAATTCTTTCAATATTCCTAACTTAATTAATATTTTTATTTTTCTTGAATTTCTTATTCTTGAAAGTATTTTTCTTAATTCATTTAATTCAATTAATTCATTACTATCTAAAATAAAAGCTTGAAAGTTTGATTTTAACACACTTTCAACTTCACAAGATATCGTATCGTGATTTTTGAAATCCGAACTTAATCCATCTAAATAAAATTTAGTTAAAACTGTGTCAATCCAAATGTAAGAAGAATTGAATTTACAAATACTCTCTATAAAAAATTTCCAATCCGATACAAATCTTAGACTTTCATCATATAATCCCACTTTATCAAATAAGGATGCGTTGATAAAAGTTGCTGGATGAGGCAAAGTACTTTTCATAAAATAAGAAAAAGACAATTCGTTAGGATATTTTTTTACAAACTCTCTATTTTCACCACTCACTTGAAGGTTAAAATAGATTATATCCCTCAATCCTAAATATTTATAATTTTGCTTCAATACCTCATTGTTAAAGAAATGATCCCCACTATTTAAAAATAACAAATATTCTCCTGTAGCCTTTACAATTCCTTTGTTCATAGCATTATAAACACCTTTATCAGTTTCACTGATCCAAAAGTCAATATTTCCACTTTGGCTTTCAATATAAGCATCACTACCATCTGTGGAGCCTCCATCAATAATTATATATTCAAAGTCACGCCAGCTTTGATTTAAAACACTTTCCACAGTACGTTTCAATCCATCGATATTGTTATAATTAATGGTAATTATAGATAGTTTTGGAATGCTCATTTCAAATTATTTTTTTTAACCAAAATTTCTTGTTTGCCTCATAAGGAAAATCTTCTCGAAACCAAGCATGACAACCAAAAGGAGTATCATTTGTTTGTTCATACATATAAGATGGATGTCTGTCCCATGAAAAAGTTAATGCCTCTCCTATTAAAGGCATTTTAAAAATTTTATTCCTTTCATACATTTCAATAAAATAAAAATCTTCATTAAATTCATAATTATTAGCACAATATGAATAATTATTTTTATATCCTATTACATATAACGGCAAGAAAAATAATTCTCTAATCAATTGTACCCTACTAACATTCATCATTTTTTTTTTCTCTTGAAATAATTCTCTAAAATTCTTTATTGTTTTTTTAGACGATAATATTTTTATTGCACTATCAATTTTACGCAAAGAAAAACCTCCATTACCAGCCTTCCACATCTTTGCACCTAAATACGGATTCCCAACAAAACCTTCAAACCAAATACCACCAATGTAATCAAAACCTTTTTTAGCCCACATCAATAATTCATCTCTAAAAACATAGCAATCAGTCTGATAAACGAGCATATAACTAAATGTATCAAATGTTTTATAAAACTCTGAATTCAGCATCAACTTATTATAACCTTTTAGGCTTTCAAAATAGTTCTTATCAAAGAAAATAGTTTTTGGTATTTCACTAAATTTTTTTTCATAAAATTCTATCTTTAATCCTTCTGGCGCTATGAAATATATAGAATAATCCGACAATACCTTTAAGCATTGCAAAACAGATTTTGTTTCTGACAAATTCAATTCTTCCTTATAAATCGGAATTACAATACATATTTGATTCTTTTCCATTTAATGTTTAAATTTAATCTAAACTATTGTAAATTCAGATAGGGTATTACTCAATAGAAATTGAAATATATTACTATTGATTATTTTCAATTACAATATCGAATCGTTTTTCAAATGGAAAAACGTCAAAATAAGAAAATGGATCACCATTATAAACTTCTAGACCTAATGATTTGGCTTCAACTTTCAAACTTTCATACTGCTGATAAAGTTCATATTCCTTATACAAACGTTCTTTTGGAAAAGGAAGCTTTTGCTCTTCATAACTAATTTTTATTCCTTCACTTTTTAAGTAATATTCTAATGAAGGTTTATTGTGATCATAAAAATGAGTATATGGATGAATACATTGCCAGTCATGATGAATCCCTAGCAAAACAATTTTAGGAATTCTACAATAAATAGCTAATTGCAATCCTACTACAGTAACACTCCAAGGAGAAAGTATTTTTTTTGTAAAATCTACTGGCAAATTTCCACCATAAGAATAAAAACAAATTTTACGACCTTTAAATACTTCAACTGCAATATCTCTATCTCTTTTTTCTATTAGGAGCCAAGTTTCTTTTGGCAATGTTTCATTGCATCTTTCCCACCACGAGCGAAGGACTGTTTGAGTAATTGGGGAATGCGAAGCAGCGAAAACATGAATATTAGGATTAATTTCTTTAATCTCCGGGTGCTCATAAAAGTTTCCCATTGTAATAATGAAATTATCCTTAATTTTTTTTAAATCAAACTTAGAAATAGAAGGTCCTGAACCTAAAATTATTGCCTGTTTATAATTCTTGAATTTTGTTTTAAAAATTAGATTTTCCTTATTCACATATGAAGAAGTAAAATAACTTTTAATGTTATTCTTTATTTTCTTTATTAATACTTTCATATTAAATTATTCTTTAAACATTCCATCTATAATAGCTACATTAGTCGCTCTATTAATTTTATTACCTCCCCAATAATTACTTGCAAAAACATTAAATACAAAAACATTATGTAACAAATCAATTTGATTTACTCCTATTTTTCCATTTTGCACTACTATGTCTAAATTATACTGACCACCTCTTAATAAAAGTTTGGGAATTTCTAAATCAACATATCCATTCTTTAAAATATTATTGAATTTCACTCCCATTTCATCCGAATAAAAATCAGCAATTTTAACTTCATTATTATCTCTAAAAACTACTCCAAAAACTAAGCTTTCAACGGAAATTTCTTTCACTATTTCGAAATAAAATCTAAATTTAGAATATTCTCCAGAAAATAATTCGTTAACATTTTGTCCTTTATCATTAAAAAGCATGACGTTAGAAAATTTCAATTCCCCACTTCCTTTTCTATCTCTTCTTGTTAATAAATTATTTCCTGTTTTCTTGTTTTCATTTGCTAGATAGTAATTTACAGCTTCATGTGAATCACCCTTAAAAATAATCTTTCCATACTCCATCACAATCCCCGTAGTACATAAACTTTTCACAGCTGTCATATTATGACTCACAAACAAAACAGTTCTTCCTTCTCCTTTTGCAATATCCTGCATTTTACCAATAGCTTTTTTCTGAAATTCAGAATCACCTACAGCAAGTACCTCATCAATTACTAAAATTTCAGGTTCAAGAAATGCCGCTACGGCAAAAGCCAAACGCACTGTCATTCCCGAACTATATCGTTTAACTGGAGTATCTATATAACGTTCACAACCCGAAAATTCAATAATTTCATCAAGCTTAGAAAAAATTTCTTTTTTAGTCATTCCTAAAATGGCTCCATTAAGAAATATATTTTCTCTCCCTGTCATTTCACCATTAAAACCAGTTCCAACTTCTAATAAAGAAGCTATTCGCCCTCGAGATTTTATACTGCCTGTTGTAGGTGCAGTTACTTTTGAAAGAATTTTTAAAAGTGTGGACTTTCCTGCTCCATTTTTACCAATAATCCCTAAAACTTCTCCTCTCTGAACCTCAAAATCAATATCTTGTAGAGCCCAAACATAGTCTGATTTTCCTTTTGTAGAACGATCATTTGTGTCCCCAATTTTTAAATAGGGATTTTCTTTTCCACGAATTTTATGCCACCATCTATTTATGTCATGACTTAGAGTTCCAGTTCCAACCTGACCCAAACGGTATTGTTTGGAAATATTTTCGGCTTTTAAAATAATATCTTTCATGTAGAATAAAATGTAGACTTAAAACAAGTAATGAACTTTTAGTGTTTAATTTTTATTATTTAATTAAACTGTGTCTATAAAACTTTTTTCTGTTTTATTAAAAACTAGTAATCCAATAAAAAAAACAATTGATGTCACAACTATTGTATAAACTAAACCATAAATTGAGATATTACCAATATCTAAAAGCATAAAACGAGATGTCTCAATTACATATGCTAGTGGATTATATTGAACCATCCAGCCTACATTTGGGATCTTTTCTTTTATTAATTCCATGGGGTACATTACTGCTGATAAATACATTAACAATTGTATCCCAAAACCGACCAAATTATTTAAATCACGGTACTTTGTAACCATCGAAGAAATCAGCATTCCTAATCCTAATCCTAAAATCCCCATAAATATAATTAACATAGGAAAAAAAAATATTGATGCATTTAAACTCAATTTCGCGCCTTGGAAATAGTAGAAAATATAAAAAGCAACGAAAATACCAAATTGAATGCCAAATTTGATTAAATTCGAAACTACAATGGACAAAGGTGTAATAATTCGGGGAAAATAGACTTTTCCAAATATAGAAGCATTGCTTTTAAATGTATCTGAAGTACCTGTTAAACATGAAGTAAAATAATTCCATACTGTAATACTTGCAAGATTAAATAAAAAAGGAGGAATTACTCCTGTGCTAATTCCTGCAACATTATTGAAGATTATAGTAAAAGTAATAGATGTAAATAACGGCTGAATTAAATACCATAACGGCCCTAAAACCGTTTGTTTATATACAGTTATTATATCCCTTTTTACAAAAAGCATTAATAAATCTCGATACTGCCAAATTTCTTTGAAGTTAAGTGAGAAAAAATTATTCTTGGGTGTTATTTCAAACAACCATTCATTTGTGTTTTTAGAATCCATTTAAAAGAACTTGAATGTCTTGCTTTATAAAATTAACAAGATTTTTAACATTTTAAAAATTATTTAAAAATGCGAAAAGGCGTTTTTTTAAAAAAACACCTTTTCATTATACTTTGAGATTTATATTATAATTATTTGTCTAAGACTTCAAAAGTTGAGTTCATGCTTTTAAACTCTGGAACAATTTTTTTCATTTTAGAGACTATATCATCATTTTCATAAAAATCAGCTATGCCGATAAGTTCATCTACATCAATATGCAAATTCTCATATTCATCTTGAATTTCTTGTGCAATCATGATTTTCTCATGGTAAGTCGGCAATGTTTTAGAAGTGTCATTTAACAATTCTTCGTACAATTTTTCGCCAGGCCTTAGACCAACAATCTTGATTTTTATTTCTTTATCTGGAATAAAACCAGCAAGTTTAATCATTTTTTTAGCTAAATCAATTATTCGAACCGGCTTACCCATATCAAATATATAGATCTCCCCCCCATTACCCATTGCTCCAGCTTCCAAAACTAATTGGCAAGCTTCTGGAATAGTCATAAAATAACGAATAATATCTTGATGTGTTATTGTAACAGGTCCTCCCTCTGCAATTTGTTTAGTAAACAAAGGAACAACCGAACCATTTGAACCTAAAACATTACCAAAACGAGTTGTAATAAACTTTGTTCCGCCCTCAATATTTTCTCTTTGATTTTTTAAAAATAAAGATTGAACATATTTTTCAGCAATACGCTTACTTGCGCCCATTACATTACTTGGGTTAACAGCTTTATCTGTAGAGACCATAACAAATTTCTTTACATGGTACTTACAAGCTAAATCTGCTAAATTTTTGGTTCCTTTAATATTAGTTTGAATAGCCTGAGAAGGGTTTTCTTCCATTAAAGGCACATGTTTATATGCTGCCGCATGAAAAACAACATGTGGATTATAATTTTTAAATACCTTTTCTAAAGCTTTTTTACTTCTGACATCAGCAATTACTGCCACAATCTTTGCACTAGAATTCATAGCTTGAGTTTCTAGACATAAATTATGCAATGGCGTTTCTGCATGATCTAAAACTATAACAGTTTTTGGATTAAAGTTTAGAACCTGTCGGACAATTTCGCTTCCAATAGAGCCAGCAGCTCCTGTAATTAAAATTGTCTTATCTTTTAACTGTTTAGAAATTGATTTACTATCAAGAACTATAGGTTTTCTTTCTAATAAATCTTCAATCTGAATATTCTTAACTTTTTGAGAAATTTCTTTTTGATTTTCCCAATCTGAAATTAAAGGAACTGTATATACTCTGTAATTAAATTCCAAACATTGATCAACAATGATTAGTTGTTCTTCCTTGCTTAAACTTTTATCAGCAATAATTACACCTTCTGCAGCGACAGATCGCATTAATGCTGGAAGCTTTTTTCTTAATATCAAAATAGGAAGATCAAGCATACGCTTCGAAGCATTCTGATTGTTCTTATCTACAAATCCTACTATTTTAAATCGAGAAGGCGTTTCAAACTTAAGAGCATTTGCTACAGAAATTGCATTGGCATCTGTACCATAAATAACTGTTCTAACCAATTTTGTGGTCGCTTTTTCTGAAAAGTACATTTCAAAAGTCTGTTTTACTATTACGCGATATAAAAACAAACCACAAAATGACAAAACTAAATTTATAAACAGTGCAGTATTCAAAAAGGCTTTATGCCCAGTGTACAATTCAAAAACTAAATTTATAAATAAGAAAAACACCAAAACCGACATTTGAGAAAAAAGCAGTTTTATTGCATCTATATAACCAGAATGCCTGATAATTCCTGAATATGTCCGGAAGAGCCAAAAGAAAAATACGTTTACAAAAATTAAACTTGCAACAAAATAAAAATCATGAGATGTAATGATATATCCAATTGCAGTCCCTTCAAAAAGCAAATACGTAAAAGAGAATGAAAATAACAGAATCATCACATCGATAGCAATGATTATCCATCTCGGCAGATAACTCAGGTTATTAATGTTAAACCTAATATTCCTTGGAGAAAAGGTTTTATACAATAAAGATGTAATACTATTTGGTTTATCTGTACTCAATTGGGTTTTTATTTAAATATATGAAATCTGAATGGTGTACAAAAATACAAATTAAAGGTTTTAAATAATTAATTATATAGGCAAATTAAATTTTAACACCTTTTTTCTTTTGTTTTAAAAAATCGATCAAATATTTTCCATAACCAGATTTAACTAAAGGCAACGCTAATTCCTCAAGCTGTTCATCGTTAATAAAACCTTGCCTCCATGCAATTTCTTCAATACACCCAACTTTCAATCCTTGTCTTTCTTCTAAAACCTGCACAAATTGTCCTGCCTGCATTAAACTATTAAAAGTTCCTGTATCAAGCCAAGCTGTTCCTCTACTTAAAATTCCAACTTTTAATTGTCCCTTTTCAAGATAAACCTTATTAACATCAGTTATTTCATATTCACCACGAGCACTTGGCTTAATGTTTTTAGCTATTTCGACAACACTATTATCATAAAAATAAAGACCTGGAACTGCATAATTTGATTTCGGCTCTAAAGGCTTTTCTTCAATAGAAATTGCATTTTTAGCTTCGTCAAATTCAACCACCCCATATCTTTCAGGATCAGACACATGATAAGCAAAAACAACGCCACCATCTGGATCAGCATTATCTTTTAACAATTGCTGCATATTTGTTCCAAAGAAAATGTTATCTCCTAGTACTAAAGCAACTTTATCTTTCCCAATAAATTCTTCGCCTATTACAAAAGCTTGAGCTAATCCATTAGGATTTGGCTGTTCTGCATAACTAAATTTACAACCAATTGTACTTCCATCTCCTAAGAGTTTTTTAAAATGAGGTAAATCATGAGGGGTCGATATAATCAAAATTTCATTGATACCTGCCATCATCAAAGTAGATAATGGATAATAAATCATTGGTTTATCATATACAGGCATTAATTGTTTACTTACTGCCAATGTAAGGGGATGCAATCTTGTGCCAGAACCTCCTGCTAAAATAATTCCTTTCATAAACTTAATTTTAGATTGTGATTTTAGATTTTAGATGTTTAATTTTTCAAACCTCTAGAATTCTAATCTAATTTTTTAAACAAACATTTTTTTTAAGCTTTCTTTATAATTTGGAATATTTAAATTATAAATTGCTTTTATTTTTTCTTTACTTAACAATGAAAAGCTTGGTCTTTTTGCCGGAGTTGGGTACAATGCTGATGGAATTCCTCCTACTTTGCAATTATAACCTCCAAATTCTTTTATACTTAATGCAAATTCGTACCAGCTAATTTCTCCTTCATTCGAATAATTATAAACTCCAGGAATCCACTTTGAAGATTCAATGATGTCAATCATTGCCTGTGCCAAATCTGCCGCATAAGTTGGCGAACCAATTTGGTCGTTTACAACATTAATTTCATCTCTTTCCTGCATTAATCGCTGCATCGTTTTTACAAAATTATTTCCAAATTTGCTGTAAACCCAAGAAGTTCTAATAATAATCGATTCAGGATTTTCTTTTAAACATGCGATTTCACCGGCTAGCTTACTTTCTCCATAAACATTTATTGGATTAGTTTCAGCCTCTTCATCTAAAACAATTGATGAACAACCATCGAATACGTAATCTGTCGAAATTTGAATTAATCTAGCATTATTCTCTCTGGTAAATCTTGCTATTAATTCTATTGCTAAGTGGTTCACTCTAAAAGCTAAATCTTTTTCTGATTCAGCTTTATCAACAGCAGTATAAGCTCCACAATTAAATATAATATTAGGACGAATTGCCTCTAATTGAGACTGAAGCATTTCTAAGTTATCTAATGTAATTTGAGTTCTATCTGCAAATACCCATTTATATTGAGGATAAGAAGATGCTAAAACTGAAAGTTCAGATCCTAATTGTCCCGTTGCACCAGTTACTAGAATTTTTTTCATTAAAATAAACTATTACAATTTTCAATAAAAGGAAGAATTTGATCTTTTTCTGAAACTATTGCTTCTTCCAGATTCATTCCCCAATCAATATTCAAAGACGGATCATCGTATTTAATTCCGCCCTCAGAGGCTTTGTTGTAAAATTGATCACATTTATACATTACTGAAGCTGTTTCGCTAATAACAGAAAATCCGTGTGCAAATCCTTGAGGCACTAATAATTGTTTTTTATTCTCGGCTGATAATAAAACACTAAATGCTTTTCCATAAGTAGGAGAATCTTTTCTTAAATCTACCGCAACATCAATAATTTCCCCTTCTAAAACACGAACTAATTTTGTCTGCGCGAAAGGAGGATTTTGGTAATGTAAACCTCTTAAAGTTCCTTTCTTTGAGAATGATTGATTATCTTGAACAAATTCTATATTAATTCCTAAATCATCAAATTTTGTTTTACTATAAGATTCAAAAAAGTAACCTCTTTCGTCTCCAAATACTGTTGGTTCTACAATTACCAAGTCTTTTATATATGTTTCTTCAATTTTCATTTTTAATTTTATATTCATTTAAAGAAATTAATAATAACCTCCTTTATTCTATTTTTATCTTCTTGTGTAATGTTTGACCCAGATGGCAGACACAATCCTTTTTCGAATAATTTTTCTGCAACTTTATTTCCATAATATGGATATTGCTCAAAAACTGGCTGTAAATGCATTGGTTTCCAAAGAGGTCTGCTTTCAATATTTGCCTTTTCAAGAGCAAGTATTAGATCATCTTTATTTTTCTGATTTTTTGTTTCAATCAAAATAGTATTTAACCAATAATTTGAAAAATAATCTTTATTTACAACTTCAAAAATCTCAACACCATCGATATTTCTGAAAATCTCCTTATAAAATTTATGATTCTCTCGTCTGCTTTTCACATTTTTATCCAAAATTTTTATTTGTCCTAAACCAACTCCAGCGCATACATTGCTCATTCTATAATTATAGCCAATTTCACTATGTTGATAATGAATTGCATTATCTTTAGATTGAGTAGCGTAAAAAATAGCTTTTTCTTTTACTTTTTTGGAGTTTGTAAGTAATGCGCCTCCGCTAGAGGTTGTGATAATTTTATTACCATTAAATGATAAAACTCCAAAAGTACCGAAAGTACCGCATTTTTTTCCCTTATAAGAACTTCCTAAAGCCTCTGCACTATCTTCAATAATTGGAATTCCATATCGATCCGCAATGGCGTGAATTTCATCTACTTTATACGGGTTACCATACAAATGAACCGTAATAATTGCTTTAGGTTTTTTGCCTTTTTTGATTCTATCCTGAATAGCAATTTCGAGAAATTCTGGACAAATATTCCAAGTATCTTCTTCGCTATCTACAAAAACAGGAGTTGCTCCCTGATATAAAATAGGATTCGCTGATGCCGAAAAAGTCATGCTTTGGCAAATAACTTCATCATTCTTATTTACTCCCAACAAAATTAATGCTAAATGAATTGCTGAAGTTCCAGAATTTAAGGCCGT from Flavobacterium fluviale includes these protein-coding regions:
- a CDS encoding glycosyltransferase family 2 protein — protein: MSIPKLSIITINYNNIDGLKRTVESVLNQSWRDFEYIIIDGGSTDGSDAYIESQSGNIDFWISETDKGVYNAMNKGIVKATGEYLLFLNSGDHFFNNEVLKQNYKYLGLRDIIYFNLQVSGENREFVKKYPNELSFSYFMKSTLPHPATFINASLFDKVGLYDESLRFVSDWKFFIESICKFNSSYIWIDTVLTKFYLDGLSSDFKNHDTISCEVESVLKSNFQAFILDSNELIELNELRKILSRIRNSRKIKILIKLGILKEF
- a CDS encoding glycosyltransferase family 4 protein, yielding MDSFKEKILLFGPIADYGGREIECGLIALVLSSKYEVSICSTGTITNKSQLFNFNKNQRVFSIKELLFNRFFILKIAGFLSYFKNTCKGEVSNYVKNYFAKKFFQYDEKVEIVLKDLISDFDAVFIIAQLSSGLVSEIIQLAKKDNKKVLFRTTGTITFSDYDYIELVDCFIHHSYNNASRINKSKKFAVIDQCANNESDLLNIPLSQRQVCNFLILSRLSQEKGVEEIIDSFLKVSSERDILFIAGNGILEIYLKTKYKNSRNVKFLGFLSGSKLSDLIKSVDCLIIPSPEESGPLVGIESMCAGKIVISTRVGAMEERLQGTSNDYWFDYNDFKSFEKVFFEVKDLKELEVKNISIELRRKYIEEYSIDIISNKYLKIVEETLGICV
- a CDS encoding DUF5672 family protein, translated to MEKNQICIVIPIYKEELNLSETKSVLQCLKVLSDYSIYFIAPEGLKIEFYEKKFSEIPKTIFFDKNYFESLKGYNKLMLNSEFYKTFDTFSYMLVYQTDCYVFRDELLMWAKKGFDYIGGIWFEGFVGNPYLGAKMWKAGNGGFSLRKIDSAIKILSSKKTIKNFRELFQEKKKMMNVSRVQLIRELFFLPLYVIGYKNNYSYCANNYEFNEDFYFIEMYERNKIFKMPLIGEALTFSWDRHPSYMYEQTNDTPFGCHAWFREDFPYEANKKFWLKKII
- a CDS encoding glycosyltransferase family 2 protein, whose translation is MMVENHNEILVSIIIPVHKTHSFFISCVESALSQTHKNIEVILACNGNLEINECKKFLDINDHRLVFIKTIQGRDNARNCALEIAKGNWIQFLDYDDYLFPAKIEKQLNEVMYDYKLIICEWKKFTKDVSDNYNFPFKSLFTNKLLSANKLIQKLGQSGGFIATSSWLVSKELLSELKWQDSPNDDAVFLSEILKKEPRIIMIPEVLSAYRIHESNTSSIRNKEEFDKLMKSWKVIYHNLKKIKDANVEVYIYKSYLYLIGYSKQIDKYRLQEVVYNCICFGLKGKVGFVMFKDIIKKIIR
- a CDS encoding glycosyltransferase family A protein, translating into MRIGENPEKKKSKKLKYKIFRVIIPVYIPDDESEYFKNSFSVLKKCIDSLLKTIDVENTNISIINNDSKKEVTDYINLLLLNKDIDRHIHCKENYGKVQTVLQEARGCYEDFIAIIDSDVFFFSGWQNQVLSVFKSFKNVGVVGLTPNPNTTFYCNNSLFANEFLFVKKGKVVEDRDLELFEAGVNKENFFVTKTKNWKEKQFYLEAKTTKVVVGAAHFASVYKKEIFKKLPFEKPIYVFPGGELSFLDIPIDKLGYYRVSLLKAFVYHLGNSLPNWIDEKEVFVHKMDIDYQNSKKMYVLIPYSLKSLLVRVLKKFNFYN
- a CDS encoding glycosyltransferase family 2 protein translates to MINTNLVSIIIATYNRANLIAETLDSVLAQTYQNWECIIVDDDSSDNTEEIVSKYNSDSRIRFFKRPAERIKGSNSCRNYGIEKSSGHFIMFLDSDDLLLPDHLFKKIDVFTNIHQIDGVVSKTIMVSNNKEVVKKELRTVLTDNILEDFISLKVSWYIHDILWRKSFLKDKVLYNENLMKMQDRDFHIRRLIEEPTLFLCNEYLTLYRIHEKSKSADSNCNVAESRHNAILQIIHSLEQEGKLSVTIKNHLFKHQVQNVIVLHEHPKCFRLYLKLIGKTFNFSVLYLKWLLKFNIGYISFKLTKRGLRFIQ